In Bombina bombina isolate aBomBom1 chromosome 6, aBomBom1.pri, whole genome shotgun sequence, a single genomic region encodes these proteins:
- the LRRN3 gene encoding leucine-rich repeat neuronal protein 3, which yields MREMSIKIHLLLGLTIAALVHATQKNADCPQSCVCEIRPWFTPRSLYIEALTVDCNALDLYTIPDRLPVKTQILLLQANNIEEIKNTDNFPVNLTGLDLSQNNLSSMININFTNAHQILSVYLEENKLTELPDKCFSGLKNLQELYINHNLISTISAKAFTGISNLLRLHLNSNKLQVVNSKWFDEIPNLEILMIGENPITRIEDMNFKPLINLRSLVLAEINLTEIPDNAFAGLENLESISFYDNRFVEVPSVALQKVVNLKFLDLNKNPIRRIQRGDFSNMLHLKELGINNMPELVSIDSLAIENLPDLRKIEATNNPKLAYIHPSAFYRLPKLETLMLNSNSLSAIYRSTIEALPNLKEISIHSNPIRCDCVIRWVNMNKTSIRFMEPDSLFCVDPPEFQGQNVKQIHFREMMEICLPLIAPQSFPSSLNLNTGSSISLHCRATAEPEPEIYWITPLGNKLLPNMVSNVFYVHSEGTLEINNISIADAGLYTCVAKNLVGADLKTIIVTVDGSFPEDVNGSLKINVKEVQSNSVMVSWKSKSKVLKSSVQWTAFLKAEYTKIAHRVRISSDVKQYNLTHLNPLTEYKICIDAPNIYQQNQKQCVNITTKGMDKITKYNENIYTNAMIIIFGGFFGIVTAAYFFNYTSLYLRRNSERKYMGSTIQTPAFAFSELYPPLLSLWNTDKESTVLEVKATVIQIPTNQP from the coding sequence atgagGGAAATGTCAATCAAGATACACCTGCTGCTTGGACTTACCATTGCTGCACTTGTACATGCTACGCAAAAAAATGCAGATTGTCCACAATCATGTGTATGTGAAATTAGACCATGGTTTacacccagatccttatatattgaGGCTCTTACAGTGGACTGCAATGCATTAGACCTGTATACTATCCCAGACAGACTACCAGTTAAGACACAGATACTTCTTTTACAAGCAAACAACATAGAGGAAATTAAGAACACAGACAACTTTCCTGTAAATCTCACAGGACTGGATTTATCTCAGAATAATTTATCCTCTATGATCAATATCAATTTTACCAATGCACATCAGATTCTTTCAGTGTATCTAGAAGAAAATAAGCTCACAGAGCTTCCAGATAAATGTTTTTCTGGTCTGAAGAATTTACAAGAGCTCTACATTAATCACAACTTGATATCCACAATTTCAGCAAAAGCGTTCACTGGCATCAGCAATCTTCTCAGGCTTCACCTTAATTCAAATAAATTGCAAGTAGTTAATAGCAAGTGGTTTGATGAAATACCAAATCTGGAGATCCTCATGATTGGTGAAAATCCAATAACCAGAATCGAAGATATGAACTTTAAGCCTCTTATCAACCTGCGCAGCTTGGTTTTAGCAGAAATAAATCTTACTGAAATACCTGATAATGCATTTGCAGGTCTGGAAAATTTAGAAAGCATCTCATTTTATGACAACAGATTTGTAGAGGTCCCCTCTGTTGCTCTTCAAAAGGTGGTGAACCTCAAATTTTTGGATCTTAATAAAAATCCTATTAGGAGAATACAAAGAGGAGATTTTAGCAATATGTTACACTTGAAAGAGCTTGGGATTAATAACATGCCTGAACTAGTTTCAATAGACAGCCTTGCTATTGAAAATTTACCGGACCTGAGAAAAATAGAAGCAACTAATAATCCAAAATTGGCATATATACATCCGAGTGCATTCTATAGACTTCCTAAACTGGAAACACTGATGCTCAATAGCAATTCCCTCAGTGCCATTTACAGGAGTACAATAGAAGCTTTACCCAATCTTAAAGAAATAAGCATACACAGCAATCCGATTAGATGTGACTGTGTAATTCGATGGGTTAATATGAACAAAACAAGCATACGCTTTATGGAACCAGATTCATTATTCTGTGTTGATCCCCCTGAATTTCAAGGGCAGAATGTCAAACAAATTCACTTCAGAGAAATGATGGAAATATGCCTTCCATTAATTGCTCCTCAAAGTTTTCCTTCAAGCCTGAATTTGAATACAGGAAGTTCTATTTCATTGCACTGCAGAGCAACAGCAGAACCAGAACCTGAAATATACTGGATTACACCTTTGGGGAACAAGCTTTTGCCTAATATGGTTTCCAATGTATTTTATGTTCACTCTGAAGGAACCCTAGAAATAAACAACATAAGTATCGCAGACGCAGGGCTGTATACTTGTGTTGCCAAAAACCTGGTTGGTGCAGATTTAAAAACTATTATTGTTACAGTGGATGGATCTTTTCCTGAGGATGTAAATggatctttaaaaataaatgttaaagaagTACAATCTAATTCTGTCATGGTATCATGGAAATCAAAATCAAAGGTTTTAAAATCCAGCGTACAATGGACAGCTTTCCTAAAAGCTGAATATACCAAAATAGCTCACAGAGTTCGAATTTCATCAGATGTCAAGCAATATAATTTAACACATCTCAACCCATTGACTGAATACAAAATCTGCATAGATGCACCAAACATCTACCAACAAAATCAAAAGCAGTGTGTTAACATTACCACAAAAGGAAtggataaaataacaaaatataatgaaaatatttatacaaatgcAATGATTATTATCTTTGGTGGTTTTTTTGGAATTGTTACAGCAGCCTACTTTTTTAACTATACATCCTTATATTTAAGGCGTAATTCAGAAAGAAAATACATGGGAAGCACTATACAAACACCGGCATTTGCTTTCAGTGAACTCTATCCTCCGCTTTTAAGTCTCTGGAATACTGACAAAGAAAGCACAGTTCTTGAGGTTAAAGCTACGGTTATACAAATACCAACTAACCAACCGTAA